A window of the Pyrodictium abyssi genome harbors these coding sequences:
- a CDS encoding HesA/MoeB/ThiF family protein — translation MSERSLDNVELTPAELLRYERQLLLFGTEGQKKLKKTSVLVAGVGGLGSFEALYLTALGVGKLVLVDGDTVEETNLNRQILHWTDDIGKPKPISAAEKLRRLNPNVEIVPVTERITEDNVDKLVRQVDIVIDGLDNWETRFLLDEAAYRAGKPYIHAGIYGFEGQVVVVIPGETPCLRCLLPSSLKSPSKIPAVGPIVALVGSIAVTELMKLVTGMGEVNKGKMIVVDAYTMDIMKIELRPRKDCKCG, via the coding sequence ATGAGTGAACGCTCACTGGATAATGTTGAGCTTACACCTGCCGAGCTACTGCGGTATGAACGCCAGCTCCTCCTCTTCGGGACCGAGGGACAGAAGAAGCTGAAAAAGACTAGCGTCTTGGTGGCGGGAGTAGGAGGCCTCGGCTCATTCGAGGCGTTGTACCTTACCGCACTCGGTGTCGGTAAACTCGTACTCGTCGACGGGGACACTGTTGAGGAGACTAATCTAAACCGCCAAATCCTCCACTGGACCGACGATATAGGTAAGCCAAAGCCTATCTCGGCTGCGGAGAAGCTTCGGCGCCTTAACCCCAATGTCGAGATAGTTCCGGTTACTGAGAGGATAACAGAGGATAATGTGGATAAGCTGGTTAGGCAGGTAGACATAGTAATTGATGGGCTGGACAACTGGGAGACGCGATTCCTTCTAGACGAGGCCGCGTACAGGGCTGGCAAGCCCTACATACATGCAGGAATATACGGGTTCGAGGGGCAAGTAGTGGTAGTGATACCCGGCGAGACGCCGTGCCTCCGCTGCCTCCTCCCCTCTTCGCTGAAGTCTCCCTCAAAGATACCAGCTGTAGGCCCCATTGTAGCCCTAGTAGGCTCTATAGCTGTGACAGAGCTCATGAAGCTAGTAACCGGCATGGGTGAAGTAAATAAGGGCAAAATGATAGTGGTGGACGCCTACACAATGGATATAATGAAGATAGAGCTTAGGCCGCGCAAGGACTGTAAATGCGGCTAG
- a CDS encoding creatininase family protein — translation METRWLKLLSNQTRIGVVIQPIASIENHGVLPLGADLLIADCTMRRLELPEEAVIAPAIPYSTAAEHTGFRVSISPQTFVQYLVEVGSSILSNVNALLFVVFHGGAYHATYLAARILRSKGYEVYLFNFWDTVTRALGLEGMLIHADCIEASILLACGYTQGIREAERIDSSCTRRAPPYQPWVSRDIPGMYPVDPVLASRPLGEKLLQTATEQLRRLVDLILERQKASSQ, via the coding sequence GTGGAGACTAGATGGCTTAAGCTGCTGAGTAACCAGACACGTATAGGCGTCGTGATACAGCCAATAGCTTCAATAGAGAATCATGGCGTACTACCCCTAGGCGCTGACCTGCTGATAGCAGACTGCACCATGAGGAGACTAGAACTCCCAGAGGAAGCAGTCATAGCACCAGCCATACCTTATTCCACCGCAGCCGAGCACACTGGCTTCCGCGTCTCTATCAGCCCGCAGACTTTCGTACAGTACCTTGTAGAAGTTGGCTCGTCTATCCTATCGAATGTCAACGCATTGCTGTTTGTGGTCTTCCACGGTGGAGCCTATCACGCTACATACCTCGCTGCTAGAATTCTGCGTTCAAAGGGCTACGAGGTATACCTCTTCAACTTCTGGGACACCGTTACACGGGCTCTAGGGCTGGAGGGCATGCTTATACACGCCGACTGTATTGAGGCTAGTATCCTGCTAGCGTGCGGCTATACACAAGGAATCCGCGAAGCAGAGAGAATAGATTCAAGCTGTACGCGTAGGGCGCCACCGTACCAGCCCTGGGTTTCCCGGGATATACCAGGCATGTACCCGGTAGACCCCGTGCTAGCGTCGAGGCCTCTTGGCGAGAAGCTTCTACAAACCGCTACCGAGCAGCTAAGAAGGCTTGTAGACTTGATCTTGGAGCGGCAGAAAGCCTCTTCACAATAG
- a CDS encoding amidohydrolase family protein: MKKQSSKEKQSTSSKSIQIEVLAALVGEELEPVHRPCIDIDDEQRVKGVGRGCSPSRRVLLGLVILPALCNAHLHILDISIAEAGETLPLHDLVALPTGLKYRLLSQLSSDELARRVATAAAHMKRRGVLYAGVYAELGRKGLQLVSDGMARAGVAARILGQPLAKNLSEYLQLLDEAKGVGLDTVFDLNPRELNKLVAHARQIGGHVHVHVSETLELYQSRDYEVVLGAAPTAAIHLTYLGKDELIELAESGIGLVYCPRSNMYHLGRLPPLSLLPELLEKTLVGIGTDNAAWIPPYIDEEIMFAYMAVHRDNRDKAEALARALLKAATISCTKLLRLDGAVVGEGVPVDRLLAAEIPEIGWSSSPIVSIVKRLSAAPRSSLQAFLAAR, translated from the coding sequence TTGAAGAAGCAAAGTTCGAAGGAGAAACAGTCTACATCGAGTAAGAGCATACAGATAGAAGTGCTCGCGGCTCTTGTAGGCGAGGAACTAGAACCAGTGCATAGACCGTGCATAGACATTGACGACGAACAGCGTGTGAAGGGCGTAGGAAGGGGGTGTAGCCCCTCCAGGAGAGTGCTCCTAGGGCTGGTAATCCTCCCAGCTCTTTGCAATGCTCACCTACACATTCTCGACATCTCCATAGCCGAGGCGGGAGAGACTCTCCCACTCCACGATCTTGTAGCACTACCCACGGGGCTCAAGTACAGGCTACTCTCCCAGCTAAGCAGCGACGAGCTAGCAAGAAGGGTAGCCACGGCAGCAGCACACATGAAGAGGAGAGGAGTACTCTACGCTGGAGTATACGCGGAGCTAGGTAGAAAGGGATTACAGCTAGTAAGCGATGGCATGGCGCGCGCCGGAGTAGCTGCAAGGATACTAGGCCAACCACTCGCAAAGAACCTTAGCGAGTATCTCCAACTGCTAGACGAGGCTAAAGGCGTGGGCCTCGATACCGTATTTGACCTAAACCCAAGGGAGCTAAACAAACTGGTGGCCCACGCTAGGCAGATCGGCGGGCATGTACACGTACACGTATCCGAGACCCTCGAGCTGTACCAGTCCAGAGACTACGAGGTAGTACTCGGGGCAGCCCCAACGGCGGCTATACACCTAACATACCTCGGCAAAGACGAGCTAATAGAACTGGCTGAATCAGGTATAGGCCTAGTATACTGTCCAAGATCGAACATGTACCATTTAGGGAGACTGCCCCCGCTTAGCTTGCTCCCAGAGCTTCTCGAGAAGACGCTAGTCGGTATAGGCACGGATAACGCGGCGTGGATACCACCATACATTGACGAGGAAATAATGTTCGCCTATATGGCTGTGCATAGAGATAACCGGGATAAAGCGGAGGCTCTGGCTAGAGCATTGCTAAAGGCGGCTACGATAAGCTGTACAAAGCTGCTACGCCTCGACGGAGCAGTGGTCGGCGAAGGTGTACCCGTAGATAGGCTGCTGGCGGCAGAGATTCCAGAGATAGGCTGGAGCAGCTCCCCGATAGTATCTATTGTGAAGAGGCTTTCTGCCGCTCCAAGATCAAGTCTACAAGCCTTCTTAGCTGCTCGGTAG
- the ribH gene encoding 6,7-dimethyl-8-ribityllumazine synthase — MAAGEGIRLAIVVSEFNHDVTYLMLQRALSHAKFLGATVTYVVRAPGAYDIPLLVEKLLRKDDVDAVVALGAIITGATKHDEVIAHQVARKLVDLAEKYGKPVTLGISGPGMNRMQALERVDDYARRSVEAAVKLARRLRAIEEAKFEGETVYIE; from the coding sequence GTGGCAGCAGGCGAAGGCATACGTCTCGCAATAGTGGTATCAGAGTTCAACCATGATGTAACCTACCTTATGCTCCAGCGTGCCCTAAGCCACGCCAAATTCCTAGGAGCCACCGTTACATACGTGGTAAGGGCGCCAGGTGCTTACGACATACCACTACTCGTAGAGAAACTACTACGCAAGGACGACGTCGACGCCGTCGTGGCGCTAGGAGCCATAATAACCGGCGCTACCAAGCACGACGAGGTGATAGCCCACCAGGTGGCGAGAAAACTAGTAGACCTAGCCGAGAAGTATGGTAAGCCCGTAACCCTCGGAATATCGGGGCCAGGGATGAACCGTATGCAGGCACTCGAGCGCGTAGACGACTATGCCCGCAGGTCTGTCGAGGCGGCTGTTAAGTTGGCAAGGAGGCTCCGAGCTATTGAAGAAGCAAAGTTCGAAGGAGAAACAGTCTACATCGAGTAA
- the ribC gene encoding riboflavin synthase, producing MVKICIVDTTFARVDMASHAIDAILTLMPSAQIVRRTVPGIKDIPVAIKKLMKEEGCDAGMVLGWIGRSMTDKISYAVYSLAMQLVQLELERHIIDVTVHEDEADSEEELYRIAVDRARKHAENLYLLLYRPEVLSTRAGTGRRQGYPDAGPIEP from the coding sequence TTGGTGAAGATTTGTATTGTAGATACAACCTTTGCTAGAGTCGACATGGCCAGCCATGCTATAGACGCTATCCTCACATTGATGCCTAGCGCGCAGATAGTGAGGCGTACAGTACCAGGGATAAAGGACATACCCGTGGCTATAAAGAAGCTCATGAAGGAGGAGGGCTGCGATGCTGGCATGGTGCTGGGGTGGATAGGCAGGTCAATGACCGACAAGATAAGCTACGCAGTCTATAGTCTCGCCATGCAGCTAGTACAGCTGGAACTCGAGCGCCACATAATAGATGTGACAGTGCACGAGGACGAGGCTGATAGCGAGGAGGAGCTCTACCGTATAGCGGTAGACCGTGCTAGAAAACACGCAGAGAACCTCTACCTACTACTATACCGGCCGGAAGTGCTGTCAACACGCGCTGGGACCGGGAGGAGGCAGGGCTACCCTGACGCCGGCCCTATAGAGCCATAG
- a CDS encoding 3,4-dihydroxy-2-butanone-4-phosphate synthase — protein MSSQLEKAIEAFRKGIPVLIYDAAGRENEVDYVIHASMVTAERVYEMRTLAGGLICYAMPQPAGRLIGLRYGYEILSTIPELAPLTSKTLGYGDKPAFSLWVNSVHVKTGIRDADRATTIRELDKVLTMIVNDDVEKARSYFQENFVAPGHVPILLGRRLSDRKGHTELSLHLAILAGMTPSTVIVEMLSKGDALSIEDARRVSREKGYPLVEGSEIIDRVERLGEDLYCRYNLC, from the coding sequence TTGAGCAGTCAGCTAGAAAAAGCAATAGAGGCGTTCCGCAAAGGAATACCCGTCCTAATATATGACGCGGCTGGGCGTGAGAACGAGGTAGACTACGTTATCCACGCCTCCATGGTCACAGCTGAGCGAGTCTACGAAATGCGTACACTCGCAGGAGGCCTCATATGCTATGCGATGCCCCAGCCAGCTGGGAGACTCATAGGGCTTAGATACGGCTACGAGATACTATCAACAATACCAGAACTAGCCCCACTTACTAGCAAGACACTAGGCTACGGCGACAAACCAGCATTCTCTCTATGGGTTAACAGCGTCCATGTAAAAACGGGGATACGTGACGCAGACCGTGCCACCACTATAAGAGAGCTCGACAAAGTATTAACGATGATTGTGAACGACGACGTAGAGAAGGCGCGTAGCTACTTCCAGGAAAACTTCGTAGCACCAGGCCATGTGCCGATACTGCTTGGGCGCCGTCTAAGCGATAGAAAGGGACATACAGAGCTCTCGCTGCACCTAGCTATACTAGCGGGGATGACACCGTCAACTGTTATTGTCGAGATGCTTTCGAAGGGAGATGCGCTAAGCATCGAGGACGCGAGAAGGGTATCTAGGGAAAAGGGCTACCCCTTGGTCGAGGGTAGCGAGATAATCGATAGGGTGGAAAGGCTTGGTGAAGATTTGTATTGTAGATACAACCTTTGCTAG